In one window of Paraflavitalea soli DNA:
- a CDS encoding sensor histidine kinase — MSTTAVFANTKPRSFTKGTQWIYIFWQRSFTDQRYRVLLHTGFWAFLLFFWLRENLVVHIEVSQHYVITLTGIALGLFLFYPLVYGILPLFQRRKWLWGLAAFIVYYLIAIFLRTYHINQLVTEYKNEGGWFAGQDFWSNFYQHQLQPHRLMADFFSSITGLITIIYIPLTIKFIRYAWRSHLQQTQLEKENVQLELNFLKAQINPHLLFNSLNNLQSYIVHDEKERSVELLNRLAGLLRFSLYDCHGEFVTLQQEVTLLQNYIAVESVRYDEHSNITTDICAPSLSYPLPALLLPLVENAFKFSAGLPEASIHVQLITQNDVLRFVTSNSYAYSGMPHRGGIGLQNVRKRLQHYFPDRHLLQIEDTKDQFTLTLTIYPLAHELSNR; from the coding sequence ATGAGCACTACGGCAGTTTTTGCAAATACGAAACCCAGGTCGTTCACCAAAGGAACGCAATGGATCTATATTTTTTGGCAGCGTTCTTTCACTGACCAACGATACCGCGTATTATTACATACCGGTTTCTGGGCCTTCCTCCTTTTCTTCTGGCTCCGGGAAAATTTAGTGGTACACATTGAGGTGAGCCAGCATTATGTGATCACCCTCACAGGTATTGCCTTGGGACTATTCCTGTTTTATCCACTTGTGTATGGAATCCTGCCCCTGTTTCAGCGGAGAAAATGGTTATGGGGACTAGCAGCCTTCATCGTCTATTACCTCATCGCCATCTTTTTACGCACGTATCATATCAACCAGCTGGTTACCGAATATAAAAACGAAGGCGGCTGGTTTGCCGGACAGGATTTCTGGAGCAATTTCTACCAGCACCAGTTACAACCACACCGGTTAATGGCCGATTTTTTCAGCAGTATCACGGGCCTCATCACCATCATCTATATTCCTCTCACCATCAAGTTTATCCGGTATGCCTGGCGCAGCCACCTGCAGCAAACGCAATTGGAGAAAGAGAATGTGCAGCTGGAACTGAATTTCCTGAAAGCACAGATCAACCCCCACCTGCTCTTTAATTCGCTCAACAACCTGCAATCCTACATTGTACATGATGAAAAGGAAAGGTCTGTGGAATTGTTGAACCGGCTGGCCGGCCTCTTGCGTTTTTCGCTCTATGACTGCCATGGAGAATTTGTGACCCTGCAACAGGAAGTTACTTTGTTGCAGAATTATATTGCCGTAGAAAGTGTGCGGTATGACGAACATTCCAATATAACAACCGACATTTGTGCCCCTTCACTTAGTTATCCATTACCAGCCTTGTTGTTGCCCCTGGTAGAGAATGCCTTCAAATTCAGTGCAGGCCTGCCGGAAGCATCGATCCATGTACAGTTAATTACCCAAAACGACGTGTTGAGATTTGTAACCAGCAATAGTTATGCTTATTCCGGTATGCCCCATCGCGGGGGCATTGGGCTACAAAATGTGCGCAAAAGATTGCAGCATTATTTCCCGGACCGGCATTTGCTGCAGATTGAAGATACAAAAGACCAATTCACCCTCACATTAACAATATACCCTTTAGCACATGAACTGTCTAATCGTTGA